The genomic stretch TACTGGAGATGCAggttataactaattaaaaaagaagtgCGATAAAAATGTAAGTTGAATGCTGAAGTTGTTGGGTTAGAAGATACACCCACAAAACACGTAATTTCTACCATGAATTTCTTGTATGCTCAAAGTTTGTCacgaattatttttttctgcgtCAATGAGAATATATCTTGTGTTTCATTAGTGAGCAGATGAACATaagagggaaataaaatattggacttaaattatcatttttttctctttccctgcctACCAATCCCTTATCAGTTTTACTTGACAAGCCATGGAGGCCAACTAAAAAAGAACATGGATGAAAATGACAAAGGATGGGTCAACTGGAAGGTAATTAAAGCAGATCAACTCTCCCACAATTACAAGTGTTCTTATTCTTCTAAAGTTCTACATTTTTTtgtctaaaatttaaataatattatatatatataatatatatatataatattattatatatatataatattatatatataaatatattatatatatatatataatattatatatatatatataatattatatatataaatattttatatatatatatatatatatatatatatatatatatatatatatatatatatataaaatatttcaaacccTGTAGGTCATTGAAACTAAATCTAAAGTTGCAGATGGGAAATGCTAAAGAAGAGATTTATATGTTAACTTGTATTTGTTCTCATTAAGTCTTGCCTTCTATTTTACCATCaatcttaaaacatatttttcaaaaaaggaaaagttttaaaGGTCTTTATATAACTTTTCCCTAGAAAACTAGTTATGCATTATTTGTAAGAATGAGGCCACTTTAAAATTTGAAGAGTGCCTGCATTCTGTTTCTTTTAATCTGTGCTAATATGTGACCTCTAGTCATATGTGACTATTGAATACTTCAATGGGGTAGTCTGAATTGTGAATTGAGATGTGCTGAAAATGTGAAATACATACAAGATTTCAAAGACTTAGTAACAGATACAGATCTGCctaatttaagaaatgtttattgataATATTATGGGCATATtggtttaataaaatattttaaattaatatcacctgggtttttttccttcagtttttaaaatgtgactacTAAAATTGTGTGGCTCATAAATTTTTCTGTTGGACAGACTGTTCTCACTCAATTTGTAAAGATGTAAATAGATTGACTTTAGTATCAATCCCTAAGGAACTTTTTTATTCAAAGAAGTAGCAGCCTATTCCtatactttttaagtttttatagtgATAAACTTTCTCTGTCATGCTTATTACATAATGgctgcatttattttcttaatacccTATGATATGAACATTTTCAAAGTCTGTTTAAAGAGTATTCTGtcaaacttcaaatatttttggatagGATTGTTTTGGGAAAAGAGGATAATTATTTTTATCCAACTTTCACAAATCCTTTTAATTAGTAACATCTTTCCCTTTGCCTTAAAAGGATATCCACATCAAACCAGAGCACTATAGTGAACTCATAAAAAAAGAAGACCTGATTTATCTTACATCAGATTCACCTAATATACTAAAGGAATTAGATGAATCAAAGGCATATGTGATTGGAGGATTAGTGGATCATAATCATCATAAGGTactgttaagttttatttttggttttgcttgtACTTAAAAATCCATATTTCGGAGTTTCTTCATCATAACAAAACTACTAATAAATAATAGCTGATCTTTCTAagaatttcacatttattatcttaCTTAACCCATAATACCACCCAATGAAGTCAGTgcaattattatcatcatttcacagatgaggaatctGAGACACAAAGAAATTAATCTTAAAAGCAGTAGTGATTGGTGTCAAAGCAAATTACTTGAAACAAGACAGACCGATGCAGACTCTGTGTGCTTAAGCACTATGCTGTATTGGGAAAAGATACTGTCtcagtttctaaaagaaaatatcattttgtattttgcCAGCTTCTTTCCATGCTGAATTTAACCCAGCTAAGGAAAAAGCATGTTTACTAAGTGTCTGAGGAAATACTGTCATTAGTCATGAACTAATTCTTTATTCTTGAAAAGCAGCACTGTGTAGGTATAACTTTATGCAGCATTGGAAATAATCATATCTGCTTGCCCAATATGTAATTGTGTCACTGTTGGGTACTTCATACAGTatgactgaggaactgaatttgtgtgtgtgtgtgtatgtgtgtgtgtgtgtgcgcgcgtgcttATCATCTGGGTattaccattattttaaaaaaatttattctcatttgttatatatgacaacagaatgcatttcaattcatattacacatatagagctcaaattttcatatctctggttgtacacaacgtAGAGTcccaccattcatgttttcatacatgtacttagagtaatgatgtccatctcattccactgcctttcctactCCTatgccccttctcttcccctccctcccctttgccctgtctagagtttgtctattccccCCATACTCCCCACCCtgatccccattatgaatcagcatccttatgtcagagaaaacatatggtatttgtttttttgggattggcttacttaaaattatattctctaactccatccatttacctgcaaatgccatgattttattctctttaatgctgagtaatattccattgtgtatatataccacattttctttattcattcatctactgaagggcatctaggttggttccacaatttagctattgtgaattgtggtgctataaacattgatgtggctatgttcctgtagtatgctgtttttaagtcctttgggtgtagaccgaggagagggatagttgggtcaaatggtagttccattctcatttttccaaggattctctgtacggctttccatattggttgcaccaatttgcagtccccaccaacagtgtatgagtgtgcctttttcccacatcctcaccaacacttattgtagtttgtattcttgatagccgccattctgactgaagtgagatgaaattttagagtagttttgatttgcatttctttaattattagagatgaggaactgaattttaaaaattgtaatcaatttaaattttaagtagtCAGATATAGTTACCAAATagtccagttttttaaaaaatatttcttacatttattgaAAGAGTGATAGTACTTCCCTcagaattttgtatattttaaactgAGAGAAGGGTAATAGGCAGTGATGAAGGTAGTCAAAAGAGAGCCAGATTTTTCTTGTGGTTCTGCCATCGAAAAGCTTTGTAACTGGGCAGGACATAtaatttctttggtttctttatttttaaatagtaatgtTAAAACAAATGCTTTAAATATCCTAATTGTCAAGAGAATATTTCCAAATTAGTAGTTATACATACACATCCTTCAGATAATATTCTTTGAactaaagtcttctttaaaaattatactgttatggactttaaaataatttaatgttctAGTCCTAAGTCACACTGTCTTTGTTCTAGGGATTCACATATAAACAAGCATCAGATTTTGGAATTCATCATGCACAGCTCCCCCTTGGAAGTTTTGTGAAGATGAATAGTCGAAAAGTTTTGGCAGTTAATCATGGTAAGGTATAGGGGGTACTAAGAAGATACATCAGCGCACATTTTGAAAAAGAGCATAACATTAAGAtttgaacaaatagaaaatattaatccTTGTTGgagaacaaaaattataaagagtAACCATTTATGATTTGTTTAACTAATAGaaaaaattatgcatattttagaaaattttgaaagtgTAACAAAGTATAAGAACAATTAGTTGTAATTTTACAACTTGATATTAACTTTTTGGTgtgttttcttccagttctttgcctgtgcatttataatatttattatataattggATTCCTACTGTAGGACAATGTTAttaatctcttttcttcttattttagtcagctttttagctgctgtgaccaaaatacctgataaaaacaatcttaggaggaaaagcttatttgggggaATAAGGAATCGAGCTGGTTTCAGAGGTTATAGTCTGTAGACAGCCAGCTTTATTCCTTGGTCAGAGGAAAGGCagccatcatggcagaagtgtgtggcagaggaaagcaaccgGGAACTTTGtactaggaagcaaagagagaaacagaCCTCTCCTCTCACctaggacaaaatatataccccaaaggcatgccccagtgacctgcctcctccagccatatcccacttgcctacagttatcacccagttaatctctaccaggggattaatgcactggttaggTCAAGGCTTTCCTAATCCAGTCATTtaacctctaaattttcttgcatttctctcacttgagcttttgggggacacacaaCATTGAAACCATAATACCCTTCATCTATTTGTGGCTATATAACATTCCAACATTTCAGTGTGTGGTAACTTaaccattttcttattgttgaattattttatttttctttttttctatcgtgaataacatttttaaaaattttttattctaatttgttatatatgaaaacagATGCATTACaatacatattacacatatagagcacaatttttcatatctctggttgtatacaaaatatattcacaacaTTGGTGTCTTcttacatatacttagggtaatgatgtccatcttattccactaTCTTTCTTAGACCTAAGTCTTTGCCtagagttttgatttttaaatattttttaggaaCCCTAAATACTTTCTATATAGCAGGCTTTGGAGGGttatagaaatgaaattattgatTCAAGGAATGAACTTCTTCTAACATTTTTGATACATAATAGAAATTACTTTTCCAAAAAGTAATCTAAATTAACCCCTCATCTCTGTGTTGAAAAGAGAATTCTTAGAGACAATATTGATATTCTTTACtcctaagaaacaaaacaacaacaaaaaaaatcaggcaaGAAGTTCTTTgtaggaaagaagaaatttagaTGAATgctaaacatttgtttttagttgtatattacataaaggataaagaaacaaagggaaaaaaaagagtaggaaGGAAACTAAAATGGTCCTTGGTTATAATTGACAAGGGATATTGCTTAAGCTTTTGTGTGCTTAAGAACCAAATTGAGGAAAAGCTGAAAAGGAAGCAGTGGGTTTGAGAACCTTGGAACATATTGCCCCTGATAgccaaaggagaaggaagaaataagaataaacttGTTAATAGGACAAGCTAGCTTTGTTAACACAAAAGGAGtgtgtttttaaagataatattaaCATTATGATGAACTTGACTAAGAAATGTATGGTATTTTCTTTATTGCAGTATTTGAGATTATTCTGGGATACCTGGAAACAAGAAACTGGCAAGAAGCATTTTTTACTATCTTACCCCAGAGGAAAGGAGCTGTTCCCACAGACAAAGCCTGTGAAAGTTCTTCCCAAGACAAGCAGTGTGCCATGGTTGAAGATGGATCGGACAGTGATTCCAGTGAAGAGGAATATAGCAAAAATGAAACAGAGTCACCACATAAAGATGAACAACAGGATAAGGAAAATAGCACTGAATCTACAATGCAATCTGCACCACACTAACAttacctgtttttcttttagtaaggAAAAATTAGGAGAAAGTGAGGTGcttcataaaatattcaaattggaaaaaaaattattttctcatttattttgtgaattttaaaaactctttagaGCTAAATGGTGATGAAAAACCCTTTAAACTCtaagaatttttgtttatgtATAAGACAACTTTGTGTTGCttcttaaattactttttaagcCTCAAATAAGAGTTTTAGAGAATTTTACTTTATTAGTATaccctatttctcttttctttgttggaatatATTCTTCAGAATGTGCCTTCTGACCTATCAGTTCATATCAATGACCTTTATGTTTGTTTATATCAGTGTCTTTCTAATCTGTTGTGTATGTATTTTGGGGGGCAGATATTCATAAATGCCCTGTAATtctattaaaatgttatatatgagAGCTTATCTTCCATTTGCAGCTTTTACATCCAAtttatttagttaaaaaatatcaatttgctacttaataattcatttcttttggacTGTGGAGTGCACACCTGTGCTTCCTTTGTGGCCTTTTCATGGTTCTGAAGTAATTACAAAATAGTAGAAAAtctctttaattcattttcttaattcctATAATGGTAACAAattatttcagttataaaatCCAATTTTTGCAGGCAAGATTATTTTATAAGGCTGTTACTTTTGAAGGATCAATTTTGTCTTTACCTGATTTAAAACATAACAGTCCTTATGAGCTATCCTTtccttacatatatttttttaaaaaaatatttgttgacttttaaGGTGAATATCGTGCATCTGTCTATCATATAAGAATATTCAAACTAACGTAAATGTGTGTCTCTGTAAATAACGTGCATGTATAAAAATACGTGTGTAATGGTCTGTCTGTCCGCATGTATGGTTCTGTTATTAACTGATGAAAACAGACTGATTTGTATTATTTGTGTGGTTGCATTGAAAACACTAAGAGCAATTAGAATTTCATTAACACAAAAATCCATAACCaaacattcatttggaaaagttGGCAAGGGAGCATGGAGCAAAAATGATCTGTTTTAGGCTCTAAATGGTGATTGTAGAGaagttgtatttaaaataaagtgattGTTCTCTGTCACAGCTAAAGATGTCAAGTACCTTCACTGAGCTTTGGCAAagtaagtttctttctttctttttttttttttaaatatgtgaatgtTATACTTAACAATTACATAACATGTATaagttatatacatatttagtagGAAGTTTATTATAGAATTGATGCTTACTATTTTTGttgctttattcttaaaaatctttTGTAGTTAAAGTAAAATCTGTAAGCAAGGTATGTCAATAAAGAAAAGCCCTATGCTTGTAAAAGAACAAAGCTTATGTTGTAATGTGTACTTTTCTGAAGTTCAAATTTTTCTGAGTAAATTTAGTTTGCTAGTATGAAATACGCCTTTTACTTAAACTATTCCTTATGGAATATAGCACTATTTAATTatgaaaggtaaagaaaaatcaTTCAGGTATAACatagtttaattttcattaattgtAAAGACATGCTGTATTTGTTTCCTTGGGGTGCCATAAGAAATCACCACGAATTATGTGGCTTAAAACAGCAGCAGTTTATTCTGTAACCATTCTGGGCGCCAAAGTGTCACAGGGCTGTGCTTCAATTGTTCTAGAGAAGAATTCTTCCTAGCCCCTTGTTAGCAGCAATGCTTGGTGTTCCTCAGCTTGCAGTTGCATTATTCCAATCTGCCTTGTCAAATGGTCTTCTGTCCTCGTGTCCCATGTCTATgtccaaacttttttttcttagaagaacACTAGCATTGGTTTAGGTTCATTGTAATCCAATATGACCTTATCCTAACTTGACTATGTTTGCAAAGCCCCagtttccaaataagatcacctTCGTGGGTACCACATATTAGGACTTGATATATATTTTGGGGAGAAACAATTCTACCCATTACTACCCCATGTCTTATCTGGGCTATTGGTGAAAAGGCAGCAATGATTACCAatcagttattttgaaataactgaTTTCTGAGGTACTTGAAAATCGgtttaagaatattatttaaagctttttctctcattttaataTATCCTTCCAATACTTTTTGGTTTATTTAGTGTATTATTAGTTAATAATATTAAAGTCACTTACATTGGGACTTAATAAAAGTAaggaattaatttaataaataaatatcaaaaggaTATATGTCTGCTGAAATAATGGGATTTCTCCTCATTTAATTTCTTCAGTAACCTGTGGTCATCATAAACAAAGTTCATTTTTAAGGAGAGGAGCATTCTTTACATTGTTATTCCTGAGATCAGTGATTTGATATCTTGTACAATTTGAAAATGCttagaatgaaaaaggaaagtaattctactaaaaagaaaaaaagtttttaggaGATAAATACCCAGAGTGATGAAACCCACCAGTAACTGGCAACTATAAGGTAAAGTGATAATTAACTTTATAGATGGAAAGGATTACTGAGGTGGTAGAGATAAAAGGCAAGAATTACACATAGACCACTGAGAACATGCAGACAACGGGTATAAAGTgagataagaaaggaaaaatgggcAGAAGTGAATGACATATTATTAGAATTAATGATAGCAAAGGCCTATATAGTCAAACTTTGGTCTCCTAAAGCATAGAGATTTATCTCTTTTCCTAGCTCATTGCCAGACACTTAACAATAGTTTTTCAATAAATGTGGAGAAGAAAATCAGTGACAGAATTGAGAGGGAATATAGTTGATGTAAAGAATGGGGAATTCGATGAGGCTCAGACCTTGGCACTGCTACTTGTTAGCTGTGGGGCTTTGGCTAAGTTATACAGCCTTTTAAAATCTCAGTGTCCTTATTTATGAAGTAGGAATCTTACGTCAAAAACCCTTTTAGAGTTTGAGCAAACAATTGTGTTTTTAAGTGAGCAGTAGCTTATTTAATAAGTAGCATGGCAATGTATTTCTAATACTGACTTCCTCTCATTTCTTGTCTCATTgccctttttctcactcttccACCTTGGCATTGGCCAcactaaaaaaatagtaataagtaGGCTTTTGTTTCAGGTTC from Marmota flaviventris isolate mMarFla1 chromosome 7, mMarFla1.hap1, whole genome shotgun sequence encodes the following:
- the Trmt10a gene encoding tRNA methyltransferase 10 homolog A isoform X2, encoding MTQTKTIRKRVIVLFFHNRNTNIMSSETSSAFIETSNVERKQDLTEDQEKEKPRLDEGIEPVSKRQMKKLIKQKQWEEQRELRKQKRKEKRKRKKLERQCQLESNSDGNDRKRVRRHVVHSTLRLIIDCSFDDLMVLKDIKKLHKQIQRCYAENRRALHPVQFYLTSHGGQLKKNMDENDKGWVNWKDIHIKPEHYSELIKKEDLIYLTSDSPNILKELDESKAYVIGGLVDHNHHKGFTYKQASDFGIHHAQLPLGSFVKMNSRKVLAVNHVFEIILGYLETRNWQEAFFTILPQRKGAVPTDKACESSSQDKQCAMVEDGSDSDSSEEEYSKNETESPHKDEQQDKENSTESTMQSAPH
- the Trmt10a gene encoding tRNA methyltransferase 10 homolog A isoform X1 translates to MTQTKTIRKRVIVLFFHNRNTNIMSSETSSAFIETSNVERKQDLTEDQEKEKPRLDEGIEPVSKRQMKKLIKQKQWEEQRELRKQKRKEKRKRKKLERQCQLESNSDGNDRKRVRRHVVHSTLRLIIDCSFDDLMVLKDIKKLHKQIQRCYAENRRALHPVQFYLTSHGGQLKKNMDENDKGWVNWKDIHIKPEHYSELIKKEDLIYLTSDSPNILKELDESKAYVIGGLVDHNHHKYLRLFWDTWKQETGKKHFLLSYPRGKELFPQTKPVKVLPKTSSVPWLKMDRTVIPVKRNIAKMKQSHHIKMNNRIRKIALNLQCNLHHTNITCFSFSKEKLGESEVLHKIFKLEKKLFSHLFCEF
- the Trmt10a gene encoding tRNA methyltransferase 10 homolog A isoform X3 — translated: MSSETSSAFIETSNVERKQDLTEDQEKEKPRLDEGIEPVSKRQMKKLIKQKQWEEQRELRKQKRKEKRKRKKLERQCQLESNSDGNDRKRVRRHVVHSTLRLIIDCSFDDLMVLKDIKKLHKQIQRCYAENRRALHPVQFYLTSHGGQLKKNMDENDKGWVNWKDIHIKPEHYSELIKKEDLIYLTSDSPNILKELDESKAYVIGGLVDHNHHKYLRLFWDTWKQETGKKHFLLSYPRGKELFPQTKPVKVLPKTSSVPWLKMDRTVIPVKRNIAKMKQSHHIKMNNRIRKIALNLQCNLHHTNITCFSFSKEKLGESEVLHKIFKLEKKLFSHLFCEF